From the Stigmatopora argus isolate UIUO_Sarg chromosome 12, RoL_Sarg_1.0, whole genome shotgun sequence genome, the window TGACCTCTTCCATGACGTGCTTTATTCACGTTAGAGTACGAAGAGCCATATGGACTCTAGAGCGTTGTTCAAGAACCCAACGCCGCCAATGGACACACCGTTAGAAGTTACAGTAAAAAATAGCTTTGTTATGTAACGCACGTAACAGCGTTAGTTCCACCATTGCTAAAAAGTCATTGTAGCACTGCTGTGTATTGCACTTACTGGATGTTAATTGACCACCCGTTTTCAACTCGAGTTCTTGGATCTGTTTGACCAGCGTTGAAATGTGTTGCAGCAAGTCTGTGTTCTGTTGCAACAACTTCTGCACTCTCATTTGGGCCTCGCTTCGAGCGCAAACCTCCACGGAGAGCTGGCCCCGCAGCACATGCACCTGAGGAAATCCAACGATTAGTTTTAAGTTCATCGTGAAATTGAACAGAAAAAGCAACATCTTCTGCCTGTGTGTCTGGACTCAGAGCCTTCAAAGCCTTAATTTGAAGCCCTCAAAAGAGACCATGCTTATCATTGTGGCtggattggacactgtaaaatTGTTTTCGATGTTAGATTTTAATTCATCTATCtgatttctatttttagtttgAATTATGGCGTAGGATTTTCTGAGGATTTCCTCTCCCTAACATTTTGGTCTCAAGACAAATAAGTGtgcagacattcattcattcatcttccataccgaccatccttgaaagggttaatTGCGCAAACAAactgcattgtttttttattttgcatgtggattttttttaaaaacattttgattgctGGTCTAAAGTATGgttatcattatttttgtttggcCAGAGGAAAAGTACTTTACATGTGGTTTGATAAATGTACCATTTGATAGGTGGGATTTACGCTGTCTTGCAATTCCATGTTTGCTATTCACATATTCTAGTGTCTATAACTCACTTCCCGAGTACCTGGGCTGATGCTGCCAGCGCCTGCTGCTCTTGCTGCTCTAACTGCTTCTGCAAGAAATGGACCTGGTGGTCTGAAGCGCAGGGAGTCTCTGCAGCTGACTTCCCCTCAACAGAAGCTTTACTAGCTGGGGAACTCAGCAGAAGAGAGCCATCGCTGGAGCCCTGCAGTGGAGACAAAAGACTGCTGTGACAGGGAGATGATTTTtttagatggttagaaaaaatGTCCAGCGCTTGTAAATTCGTAAAGTGTTCGTAAATGTCACTGGGAAGGGGATGGTCTCATTTGTGTGCGAAAGCCCAATAGCTAGTGGCACTAATGATCAAGCAGGGTTTACGATCACTACCTTTCTATTACCACCAAGGACCTTTTTGTTCCTCTCTGGGTCTGATGAAGTGTTACACTCGATACTCTCCTCTGTTGTGGCTTCAAGGTCGGTCTCCTCGGACAAAGCCAACCTCTTATCGGCTGTGGAGGAAGCAGACAGCGAGGGCATTTAGACGGCGTGCATCTCATCTACAGGGGCATCGTAGTGTGATCAATAAAGTGCAGCAGCAAGCTAATGAAAACTATCGTTTAGAGcagggatgtcaaactcattttttgtcacgGGCCACGTTGTAGTTTTGCTTTCTCCCGGAGGGCCGTTGTTTCTTCCAATTAggatgccaaaattaatcgattaatgaattgacagctttcacgATAGTGgagagatcatttttggacattaaaatgaGTAGAAATCTTctgtttgagctttttaatagcaaatattctcttgtagtggctatttgaaatgtttttaatcaaaaaaagagggtaaatattagatctatcatatgttttaacctttagttttttatttaaaaaggaaaaagagtgaatattgtgtttttaaaaattggtttatttacagtgaaaaattAAAGGGGcaagaggaaacattttagatataatattatatataatatcggatttaaaaaactggatcaaaagccctaaatattcagtgtattatagatctaaaacagatttaaaaatgctttttgagctaaaaacaacacaaagagaaaaaaatacaattttggatgtattgatttaaaaaggggaaaaacgggaaatattccctatataTCATTAATCGTCATCTAAATTTGaccataaaacagaaagtcggcactcatgatttactttctcggtgggccagatttggcccctgggccgccactttaaaaCCTGTGATTTAGAGAATGTgacatattgtatttttattttgaaggtgcCTGATGATGCCAGAGAGTCAGTGGTAAGCAAGGGAAATTTAAGACAGGCTGTTTGTGATTGACCTGGTATTGCCTCCCGCTGCTTCTCCTTCACCTCTTCATCTTCCGATTCATCTGTTTTCTTCTGCAGGGTCAGCTGGTGGCACACATCAAACGCTTGACCAACCGTCCTCACAATCCGCATGGCCTGAGACTGCAAAGGGAGACGGGAAGGTTTGTTTTTTGGTTGCGGAATGGAAGGAAAGTAAGACGGTGGgaagaaaatgagatttaaaagaGAAAGGATTGCTGGGGGGGGTCTGTTAGAGTGGTGGGGGGAGCAAACAAGGGAACCTTCGCTTGCTCTGTATTGATTCTGCTGCTATAGTGATAAATTGGCCAATTACGTGCTAAAGTCAAGATTCTGTAAAAGGAAGTAACTAATACTTTTCAATTTCACCTCATGTTTAAGAAAAAGGCACAATTTAAAAACGTTGCGGCTTGTCGCAGGTCATCGGCTCTAgagttccaatccattttgaatggttgtctgtctccttgtgccctgtgattggctggccatcgattcagggtgtcccctgcctggtgcccgcggttaactgggataggctccagcacccctcacaaccCAGTCAGAAAATGAAGGTATGCCccatcatattaaaaaaaataatgaattgtcAAATAAATGGTCGACTCTCCTCACAAGACTGAAGCTCAGACTTCAGAtggttgatgaaaaaaaatctaatttgctATTCACGCACAGCACACGTTACTCTTCCGATGGGAATCATTATTATCCAGTCCCAGCTAAGCCCCCGTCTGTCTCGTCTCCATGGTGAAGGTATCATTGAGAAATCATCTTCGTCTTGGGGAAAAAATTCATTAAACTAGATGCGAATTCAACTCACCTTCCTCTTTGACTTGAAAACATTACAGCGAAAGCTATTGTTTTCTCCATCTCTTGCTATATAACTGAAGATCTTGAGGTCTTGCGCATCATGTGAGACGTAAAAAATCCTGGTGGCAAAAGAGTGCAGagctttttcatttcatttcttaaTGAATTCATTCACTCTTACTGATGGCGATAGCGATCATTTATCGGCAGGCCTCCAAGTCAAACCATtagtgtcaatggcagtgaataattAGCAACCAGCAGTCCGATTAAGTTACCCAACTGAAGACTCCAATTTTCTCAGAAGCAGAGAGCGCACCTTATATATGAATATTGGTTAATAATGGTAAGAATTTCGTTTCGGCAAAGGTCCTCAACCTCTACTATATGTCTAACACAACCtcaaaccactactactacaactactactactactactactactgcaccTTATAAATGTTATACATCTAATAAGTGAAAGCAATTTTAAAATGGTTCACTCATTGAATGTGAGTCTTATACTCCAATGTGGTTCATAGACTAGAAAATATGACATGTTTTTTAGTTCGGCCCCCACCTTACTATGGGATCTTGTGTCACCAGGATTGTATTCTCATCCCACGTCCAACCTTTTCGCTGTCAGGAcgtgtgaaaaaaacaacaacggcgAGTTAGTTCTTTAATGCAATATTAAATGATTCTGCATGGGACTGACCTTCTTTTTTCTTAGTATCACTTTGACAAAATCTGTAGAAACCACAATATTGACCTTCTTTTTCTTGATGTTCTTCAGTTTGAATTCatactgcaaaacaaaacaatggtgTTTTTGCATTTCAAGGTCAGTCAAGTAAAGTAAAAGAGGTTGAAGAAGAGAGTGATGAATACGGTACAGTTCTACGGAGACGGCTCTATTTACACAGTGACAGATGATATATGGGAAAAGCGAAACGGGATCATCCAGATAGTGGAACTTTTTTCATTCGCGTCCTCTCAGAGGAAATGTGAGATTGAGAAAACACAGTTATCCTTTCCGTTTCTCCTTGCGGTTGGTTTCAGATTCCAAGTTCAAACCTAGCAGCGGGGGGCTGAGATATTTAGCACACTATCCTCCCTCTTCATGATTAATGGTGGAGCATCGTCTATAGACATCCCTCCCTCGCAGACAGAGTCGATTGGAAATCACAAATCATGTTAAAAATGACTAATTGATCACAAGGCTCAACTCATGTCAATTGAGGATACTTCACTTGTCCAATTTGCTTTGTCCTCATGTTGATCGGACCCATCATGACACATTAGACAGAAATTGATCCGTCAGGATTTCAAATCAAGTTGCTGTTATTTATAGTCAGGTAGCAAGTGGCCGGGATGTCAGAGCCAATGACTCAGGAGCAATTTTATCTACTACCCGTGATGTGCGTGCGTAATATCCACTTCAATAATACATCTTGTCATACGCTCTTACTCACCACTTAGGAGGAGTTTGAAATGTTCTGACGTGGCAAAGGGGAAGGTTTCCCTGCAAAGCTTGAGTGCATATACTATGTACACAATGGGTGTCAGAGGGAAATTACTACGTCTGACAACTCGGATTGCTGCAGACcagtgaacgagtggttagcgtgtcagtctcGCAGTTCTAGGATCataggttcgatcccaggtgggtcctccctgtgtggagtttgcatgttctccccagcacCTCAAAGTTGACACTTAAGACCTTTAATCCTTTACAGAGCATCTCACTGTtcttgttaatttaaaaaaaaactcttatttttcattttttacactAGAGAGATTTAATGCATTGAAGAGGATGTGACTATTTTAAAGAATATATAAATTTTGAGATTATttataattgttttgttttttattatgttaTCTATAATGTGAAAAGGAATATTagtaaaaactaaaatgaataaatgctgaCATAAACACTAGTTCCAGCCCCAAATAACACTCTAAAGCAGTTCTATACTGCAagtgttacgtctttggcaagacgtcgaggcgaggaaaCGGGGAATacgacccaatcgcagggaagcaggcgaggacgagggaagtggtgctcaaacgaaaactttaataactttagCAGGatcttataaaataacaaagacttagaaatcaaatcacataaccaaacctgacaaggggagaatcgggaaagcgaggaacgagTCATATGGAACAGGGATCGAGGTAACGTGGAAACATAGGGtggacaaacaaaagcagacgatccaaccATGACGacataatcagtggggtttaaatagactgacatgggttgatgagacaattaggaacacctgggacaacagctgaacacaatgggcaatcactcggaCAAGAcaccaggggggaaaaagcacaaaaccaagcaaccctaacaaTAAGATCCTAAAAGTACAATTGCAAGAATAAGCAATGATTTTCAAtctacatggatttttttttaccatgaaaGTTATACTGTTCATGTTGGATCAACATAACAGCAATAAAGTTCTGAACTGCAGTTGAGGAGTGAAAAACATTGCACCTATTCAAATCATACACAAAACAATATTCCGTAAAAAACAATTCCTGAAAGTGGCAAACATGAAATgtggtatttttgttttcttttagacAACACTGTTGCATCAGCAATTAGGactgagaaaaatgttttttttaaagagtcagATATCCTTAACATATGCCAAAGGGGCATCACTTTACCAATGAGGATTAAGTCCTCACTGAGTGTCATCGAGGACATGACTGAGCTCGCTGCGACTAAATAAGTTGGATGTTAGATTAGATCTGAGACCAGCAGCTAGTAAATCCTCTCCTCTCCCTACTACACTGCAGTGAGAAGTAATTGCTCTGCAGTCACTGGCCTCGTCTGGACCGGAGCCTTGCAAGATGTTGAATTTTCAAATGCCGTGGCAAATAAACCCCAGGCATAAAGTCCGAATCCAGATGTCATTTTATAACTTCTAATCAAAATTTAAATTCAGCACGGCTGAATGAATTGCATAGAGGGTGTGGTATACAGCCATGAAACAATCACATGTATGAAATATTTGACAAGTTCTTACTCGGATTCTTCTCATCGCAGCAACTATTTCCATGCGGCTTCCAGGACGACCTACTTCCAAGCTGCCAATGTACTGCAAAACCCAAAAAGAAATGGATGTTTAAAGACACTCGTCCACTTGTTACTCTACTGCCGCATCCGGTAAAACTCCTGATGTCACACTTGAATgataatgaccaaaaaaagtgATGAGTGCCTAAAAGAAATCAAGACATTGGCGTGGACTGGACACGTTAGTGCAGAATGGCCATAATCTAGCAAAGCCTAGGAGCAAATGATGCAGACCTCCCATGACTAAGGGTGCAAGTAATACTACCAACCTTTGCCTCGAAGGAGACTCCATGCTGGAACACCTCCTCGTTATGCATGGGGATCCTCAAATCGAGGCAGTCATCCACCAAATTATACTTGGTCACCCCTGGCATGGCTCCTGGATGGAATGATGACAGACTCGACACTTGTTTGGCCTCAGACGCGCTAAAGACGAGAACGGATGCGCATCTTTCTGCGCACAGTCACTCATTGGAGGTCATCCGGGTCGATCGATATCGATGACTTCGGCTCCGGGAGCTGATCGATGATCGATGTGATGTGCGCAGTAGCCGGAGAGCCTGCGTCCTCCTCGAAGGCACGACGGAGGATTTGCGTGTCACTGTTGTGGGATGGAGGGTGACTAGACACGTGACGGCTGTTGTTTCCTCCAAGCTCTCCATCAAGagtgtatttgttttaatgCTCAACGTTGCTTGTCATCCTTGGAAGTGGGTGGAAGAGAGAAGCAAAGTGCTTCTTTGGAGCAGGGCTGGATTTTGTTGATTTGTCTGACATCAAGTGGTAGCATCAAGAACTGTATCCCTTTTAACTCATCCCAGACTTGCCCTTTATAAGGAGATCTGCAAACCTTCAAGTTATCTCTAAAgagttcaaatatatttttgcttctcaaatgtgtgtgttttattaaCTATGAATCATTGAATTGCTCTAAAGACtggaattaaaatgaaaaaagatgTCCTTAAACCGGAAAGTCACGAAAATGCTATGCCGAAACATAGGTGCCATTGGAAATTTATTTCATATCAATGTGCTAATATGGAGTACTCATTGTGCAGTCTAAGTGCgtctcttattattattattatcattattattattattattagtagtattagtatcattatcatcattattattattatatgtagtagtatcatcatcatcatcattcttcttctttttattattattattagtagtagtagtagtatcatcatcattattattattattaataatattattcTGCAAAATTGTGATATTAAAGACTGaattcatttctatttttttaaatgggttgaATTAATGTTATTGCTGACTGAAAAACTGTAATACAGTTTTCCTCCTATTGTTCTTAACTTTTAAAGTTGGTCATGCAGACAAAATACtatatgaaaaacaaataaaccatGGCGGTCGAGTGATTAGCGCACCAGCCTTACAGGTCTAGGGTCGAAggttcgatctcaggtgggtcctc encodes:
- the LOC144086285 gene encoding carboxyl-terminal PDZ ligand of neuronal nitric oxide synthase protein-like isoform X1, with translation MPGVTKYNLVDDCLDLRIPMHNEEVFQHGVSFEAKYIGSLEVGRPGSRMEIVAAMRRIRYEFKLKNIKKKKVNIVVSTDFVKVILRKKKRKGWTWDENTILVTQDPIVRIFYVSHDAQDLKIFSYIARDGENNSFRCNVFKSKRKSQAMRIVRTVGQAFDVCHQLTLQKKTDESEDEEVKEKQREAIPADKRLALSEETDLEATTEESIECNTSSDPERNKKVLGGNRKGSSDGSLLLSSPASKASVEGKSAAETPCASDHQVHFLQKQLEQQEQQALAASAQVHVLRGQLSVEVCARSEAQMRVQKLLQQNTDLLQHISTLVKQIQELELKTGGQLTSMGSQDSLLEITFRARPPSTPSEPLTPSPSTGPSSDSQSQHQISDSAWVSCSSSTTGAEISPLSFGGGGNALRLECFRFSSRVPDGQERSPGTGEMPGDGTQGDSPSQTEPVLGALELLRFRESGIGSEYESNTDESDDRDSWGHSEGAGLDGTFRLFNVLNTESFSDCLGDEIAV
- the LOC144086285 gene encoding carboxyl-terminal PDZ ligand of neuronal nitric oxide synthase protein-like isoform X2, with protein sequence MSVYLNPTDYVVMVGSSAFVCPPYVSTLPRSLFHMTRSSLSRFSPCQYEFKLKNIKKKKVNIVVSTDFVKVILRKKKRKGWTWDENTILVTQDPIVRIFYVSHDAQDLKIFSYIARDGENNSFRCNVFKSKRKSQAMRIVRTVGQAFDVCHQLTLQKKTDESEDEEVKEKQREAIPADKRLALSEETDLEATTEESIECNTSSDPERNKKVLGGNRKGSSDGSLLLSSPASKASVEGKSAAETPCASDHQVHFLQKQLEQQEQQALAASAQVHVLRGQLSVEVCARSEAQMRVQKLLQQNTDLLQHISTLVKQIQELELKTGGQLTSMGSQDSLLEITFRARPPSTPSEPLTPSPSTGPSSDSQSQHQISDSAWVSCSSSTTGAEISPLSFGGGGNALRLECFRFSSRVPDGQERSPGTGEMPGDGTQGDSPSQTEPVLGALELLRFRESGIGSEYESNTDESDDRDSWGHSEGAGLDGTFRLFNVLNTESFSDCLGDEIAV